AAGGAGACCCCGGAGGCACACGTGTTCAAGGCTGACATTCCAGGACTGAAGAAGGAGGAAGTGAAGGTAGAGATTGAAGACGATagggttcttcagataagcggAGAGAGGAACGTGGAGAAGGAAGATAAGAATGACACATTGCATCGCGTGGAGCGTAGCAGTGGGAAGTTCATGAGGAAGTTCAGATTGCCGGAGAATGCAAAAGTGGATCAAGTGAAGGCTTCTATGGAAAATGGTGTGCTCACTGTCACTGTTCCCAAGGAAGAGGTTAAGAAGCCTGATGTCAAGTCCATTGAAATTTCTGGTTAAGGGTACTTTGTCACTTTGTTGAAAATTTGATGATCTTGTGTTTTTTATGTTATA
The sequence above is a segment of the Phaseolus vulgaris cultivar G19833 chromosome 2, P. vulgaris v2.0, whole genome shotgun sequence genome. Coding sequences within it:
- the LOC137812071 gene encoding 18.5 kDa class I heat shock protein-like produces the protein MSLIPSFLGGRRSNVFDPFSLEVWDPFKDFPFPNSLSPSFPEFSRQNSAFVSTHVDWKETPEAHVFKADIPGLKKEEVKVEIEDDRVLQISGERNVEKEDKNDTLHRVERSSGKFMRKFRLPENAKVDQVKASMENGVLTVTVPKEEVKKPDVKSIEISG